The Hymenobacter volaticus genome contains the following window.
CGCGACTGTTGCACCACTTGCCGCGTGAGCTCCAGCGTGGGAATGCCGGGTTCAATTACCGGATCGAACGTGCCCCGGTGCCCGCCTGCTTCCACGCCCTGAGCCAGAAGGGCATCCACACCGGCTGCCTCCGCTACGTGTGCCTCGGCCGGTGAAGTAACGCAAGCCAAGAGCAGGGCACCCGTCCGCCGTAGGGCCGCTAGCTGCGGGGCCGTGGGCAAACCAAAGTGAAAGCTAATTACGCGGGGCTGTGCCTGCACCAGCACGGCCAGCAGGGCGTCGTTGGTTCGAAAGCTAGAATAGATTTCCTGCAACTGCGTGGGCGGCGTGCTGTGCAGGTCGGCGAAAAAGGGCCGCAGGTAAGCAAGCCACTGCGCGTCATGCGCGGGGTCGGCTGGGCTGGGTTGATGGCAGAACACGTTGACGTTGAAGGGTCGGTTTGTTGCCGTTGCAAGCTCCGCTAGCTGCTGGGCAACCACCTCAGGTCCGGGCAAAGCGGCCGTGGCTAGTGAGCCCAAAGCGCCGGCTTCGGAAACGGCCACAGCCAGAGCTGGGGTGGAGACGCCCGCCATTGGTGCCTGAATAATGGGGTGCAATAGACCTAACCGTTCACAGAAAGAGTTCATAACGAAGGGGCTCAACAGGTAAGACTTCCTTTAGTATATGGATACTAGCTCGCGGCGTTACAAGGTTAGCGTTGCCGGCCCAAATTCCTCGAAGTGAATGGCCGTGGGCGAAACCCCCATAGCAGTTAGGTCCTGCACCTGCTTGCGAATAAAAGGGGCAGGGCCGCACACGTAGTAGTCGGCCTCCGGCAGCAAGGTACCGACATTAAGCTTTTGCAGGTCGACGATGCCCGCATAGTGGCCTTCTATTTCCAAGCTGGGGGCCAGGGTGTCATAGAAAATGTGTTGCTGCATATTTGCTTGGCGAGCGGCCAGTTGCGCTACTGGCTCCCGAAAAGCGTGTACCTGGGCATTGCGGCTGCCGTGCACCCACACCACTTCACGCGAACTGCCCGAGTCTACAAGATAGTCCAACATGCTTAGTAGGGGCGTCTGGCCCACGCCGCCGCTCACCAGCACTACGGGCGTCTGCTTAGCGGTTTTCAAAGTGAAGTCGCCGGCCGGCGCAGCCAGTTCCACGATGTTGCCTTCCTCTACAAAATCGTGCAAGCGGTTGCTGATCAGGCCGCTGGGATGCTGACTACCCACTTCTTTCTTCACCGAAATGCGGTAGTACTCGCCGTTGGGCGCACTGGAGAGGCTGTACTGGCGGGGCTGAAACAAGTTCAGCTCGGGCAGAAACAGGCGCACACTCACGTATTGTCCGGGCAGGTAATCTGCTACTTTGCCGCCGTCGGTAGGATAGAGGTAGAACGACGTGATTTCAGTTGATTCCACTACTTTCTGTTGCACCGTGAACGGGCGCCAGCCGGTCCAACCGCCCTCTTGGTTAACCGCATTCTGATACAAGCCGCTTTCCAGACCGCTCATAAGGGTGGCTAGCTCTCCGTACGCTGTGGCCCAAGCTTCGAGCAGTTCGGGCGTGGCGGCTTCGCCTAGAACTTCGCCGATGGAAGCCAGCAGGTGCCGCCCCACAATGGCGTAGTGCTCGGGCCGGATGTCGAGGCTGACGTGCTTGTGGCCAATCTTGGTGAGAGCCTGCACGAGCACCGACGGGTTTTCGATGTTTTCGGCATAAGCCAGCACGGCCAAGGCCAAGGCCATTTGCTGTTTGCCGTTCTGCTGGTTACCCATGTTGAAGGCGTTCTTCAACTCGGGGTTATGCTCGAACATGCGGCGGTAAAAGTGGGTGGTCAAGGCCACACCATGCGCTTTAAGAGTACTGACGGTGGCAGTGACGAGGGCTTTTTGGTTGGGGGTCATAAATGATACAGTCAGTACCGGATAGATTTGTCCGGTATTCAAGTAAAAAAAGGGTCATTCGCTAGTTGAATTGCTTTAAGAAGCCCAAGCCCTCATGCACCTTGCTGGCCAGCTCGCCGATGGTGTGGGTGCGTAGTAGCTCATTGAGTTGGTCGCGGATGGGTAGAAACTGGTAGTGCATAGGACAGGGCTGTTTGGCCGAGCACTGCGGCAGCCCTAGAGCGCAGCCCTGCAACATGGCCCCGCCGTCAATGGCCACCACAATCTGGCGGAGCGTGACGGTGCGTAGTTGTTCGGGGGTAAGCTCGAAGCCACCAGTCGGCCCTTTCACGGACGTGACCAACTGTGCGCGCACGAGCTGTTGCAGCACCTTGGCCGTGAAGGCCTCAGGCGAGCCGATTTCGGCGGCAATGTCTTTCAGGCCCACGCGACGGCCAAAGTCGGCCGACTGCTGCCCGATGTAGATCGAGGCCCGAATCCCATACTCACATGCTTTCGAGAACATTCCCATGATTTATGACAGTAAAGGTAAGAGGCGACTTAATGCCGGACAAATTTATCCGACATATTTTTTAGTGGCCGAATTCTTCGTTCCAGCTTGACCAAGCTGCCTGCCGTGCACCTCACCGCTGGGCCGGGCCAGAATTTATTTACAACCTGGCCCACCGTCGAAATGCGATTATTCCGGCAGGGAGCCCATCTACTTTTGTCGAGTAACCTACCGCACAACCACGGTTGGGACTACGCCTACTAGCTATAGCTGCGTGCTAATGGTAGGCATCCGCACCTGCTTTTCACTTCAAACAATACGCTAATGGAAAACTCAAGCCAACCTCAAAAGCTGACTACCGCGGCCGGACGGCCCATTTTCGACAATCAGAATTCGCAGTCGGCTGGCGAGCGGGGCCCACTGCTGCTCCAGGACTATTTCTTTCACGAAAAATCGGCGCACTTCAACCGGGAGAGAATACCCGAGCGAGTGGTGCACGCCAAAGGCAGCGGTGCATACGGCAAGTTCACCGTCACCCACGACATCACGCACCTGACCCGGGCCAAGCTGTTCGCCAAGGTGGGCAACGAGTGCAAATTGTTCACGCGCTTCAGCACGGTGGGCGGCGAGAAAGGCTCGGCCGACACCGAGCGCGACCCCCGCGGTTTTGCCTTGAAGTTCTACACCGAGGACGGCAATTGGGACTTGGTGGGTAACAACACGCCGATATTCTTTGTGAAGGACCCCCTGAAATTCATGGACTTCATTCACACGCAGAAGCGCGAGGCGCGCTCCAACTTGAAGTCGGCGACCATGAAATGGGACTATTGGAGCCTCAACCCGGAGACGCTGCACCAAGTTGCCATCCTGATGAGCGACCGGGGTACGCCCTATGGCTACCGCCACATGCACGGCTACGGTTCGCATACGTTCTCGCTGATTAACGCCAATAATGAGCGCACGTGGGTGAAATTTCACTTTCGTACCCAGCAAGGCATCAAGAATTTTTCCAGCGAGGAAGCCACGCGCATGAAGAGCGTGGACCTAGACTTCGCGCAGCACGACTTGATTGAGGCCATCGACAATGGCCATTTCCCGCGCTGGACTATGTTCATCCAGACTATGACTGAGGAGCAGGCCCGCGACTTTCGCTGGAACCCGTTTGACCTCACCAAAGTGTGGCCCCAAGGCGAGTTTCCGCTGCAAGAAGTAGGCGTGATGGAACTCAACGAGATTCCCAGCAACTATCACGCGCACGTCGAGCAGGCGGCCTTCGCTCCCGCCCACGTAGTAGACGGTATTGGTTACTCGCCCGATAAAATGCTGCAGGGCCGCATCCTGAGCTACCCCGACGCACAACGTTACCGCCTCGGTGCCAACTACCAGCACCTACCCGTCAATGCCTGTCCCTTCGGCTTCGGCAACTACCAGCGCGACGGCCAGATGGCGCTAGGCGACAACGGTGGCCCTGGTCCAAACTACTTTCCCAATTCCTTCGATGGCCCCGTGGAAGACAAAACCCAGGGCGAACCCGCTCAGGAGCTGGATGGCTTCGCAGCGCGCTACGACCGCAACGAAGGCCCCGGCAACGACGACCACTACACCCAGGCCGGCAACCTGTTCCGCCTGCTCGACCCGCAGGCCCAACGCAACCTTGTCGGCAACGTGGTGGAATCAATGGTGGGCATTACCGGCCCCAAGAAGGACCTTATCACGCAACGCCAGCTCTGCCACTGGTTCCGCGCCGACATTCGCCTCGGTATGGCCATTGCCAAAGGCTTGGGCGTGGATGCTGAAATTCCAATGGAGCACCATCCCGCGCCCATGGCTGCCCAAGGATAAAACTGCAGGCTGCAAGTAAGTTGCTTGAAAAGCCGCTCTCATTCGTGGGAGCGGCTTTTTAACACTCAGGGAGCTACAGACGATTGCGCTAAGGGCTCACAATCAACAGTCTCTGTAAGCAGGATCAGAGTTCTGAACGGCGTAAACGTTAGCTCTCCGCTTGAATTCTTCCCGACTCTCACTCTTCGGGGCCAGTATTGATATGCTGCCTGGTCCAGCGCTCAAATAGGTATAAATAGTTAGGAGTGCCAACTACTTTTGATCCGTCATCTACTTCTAACCGTTACGCCAACCCATGAAAAAAAACCTGCTTACCCTAGCGCTGCTTGGCACCCTGGGGACCAGCTTTGCCCAGCCTTCGGGCAAGGAGTACGCCAACGCGGACTACACGCCCAAAAAGGCAGCCGTTAAGTACCTGCCGGAGCTGGAAACCCTCGTTTTCGAGTTTCAGGTGGCTGGCAGCGCGGGCAAAACGCAGCCTCGGCCCGCCGGCAAAACTGACGGCGCCCCCGTGCTCGGCTACGTTTTCCCGACCACGCTCAAATCCACCGACATTGGGATGGGCGCTACCGACGGTATTGTGGCGCTGGCTTTGACCTCGCACCCCGACTTCGAGGACACGCCCCTTTGGGACGAAAACGGCGACGGTAATTACGCCAACGACGGTTTGGTGTGGCACGCCC
Protein-coding sequences here:
- a CDS encoding RrF2 family transcriptional regulator; amino-acid sequence: MGMFSKACEYGIRASIYIGQQSADFGRRVGLKDIAAEIGSPEAFTAKVLQQLVRAQLVTSVKGPTGGFELTPEQLRTVTLRQIVVAIDGGAMLQGCALGLPQCSAKQPCPMHYQFLPIRDQLNELLRTHTIGELASKVHEGLGFLKQFN
- the hmpA gene encoding NO-inducible flavohemoprotein, which codes for MTPNQKALVTATVSTLKAHGVALTTHFYRRMFEHNPELKNAFNMGNQQNGKQQMALALAVLAYAENIENPSVLVQALTKIGHKHVSLDIRPEHYAIVGRHLLASIGEVLGEAATPELLEAWATAYGELATLMSGLESGLYQNAVNQEGGWTGWRPFTVQQKVVESTEITSFYLYPTDGGKVADYLPGQYVSVRLFLPELNLFQPRQYSLSSAPNGEYYRISVKKEVGSQHPSGLISNRLHDFVEEGNIVELAAPAGDFTLKTAKQTPVVLVSGGVGQTPLLSMLDYLVDSGSSREVVWVHGSRNAQVHAFREPVAQLAARQANMQQHIFYDTLAPSLEIEGHYAGIVDLQKLNVGTLLPEADYYVCGPAPFIRKQVQDLTAMGVSPTAIHFEEFGPATLTL
- a CDS encoding catalase, whose amino-acid sequence is MENSSQPQKLTTAAGRPIFDNQNSQSAGERGPLLLQDYFFHEKSAHFNRERIPERVVHAKGSGAYGKFTVTHDITHLTRAKLFAKVGNECKLFTRFSTVGGEKGSADTERDPRGFALKFYTEDGNWDLVGNNTPIFFVKDPLKFMDFIHTQKREARSNLKSATMKWDYWSLNPETLHQVAILMSDRGTPYGYRHMHGYGSHTFSLINANNERTWVKFHFRTQQGIKNFSSEEATRMKSVDLDFAQHDLIEAIDNGHFPRWTMFIQTMTEEQARDFRWNPFDLTKVWPQGEFPLQEVGVMELNEIPSNYHAHVEQAAFAPAHVVDGIGYSPDKMLQGRILSYPDAQRYRLGANYQHLPVNACPFGFGNYQRDGQMALGDNGGPGPNYFPNSFDGPVEDKTQGEPAQELDGFAARYDRNEGPGNDDHYTQAGNLFRLLDPQAQRNLVGNVVESMVGITGPKKDLITQRQLCHWFRADIRLGMAIAKGLGVDAEIPMEHHPAPMAAQG